Part of the SAR202 cluster bacterium genome, GGCTGTGGATAGCCGGCCCCATCATGATCCTTGGCACCGTCATCGCCCTCTGGCCTGCGGGCGTCCCCGCCTGGCTCGCCGCCCGTGTCCCCCAGACCCAGCGCCAGCGCCCAGAACCCACCCCAGAGATCCCCGCCCATGATTAATCAGCTACTTCCAGGAGCCAATAATTCCCTTCCCCTTAAGTCGCCTGTTGCTAACCGAGAACTGAGGCCGGAAGATGAGAAGCGTTTTTGTCATTCTGAGCGAAGCCTCCCCAACCTTAGTTTCTATTCAATTAGGGAAGCTCGATTTATCGGCTTGTACTCAGGCGTAGTCGAAGAATCTGTTATGACCTCGACAACGCCACGTATATCACTGGCACGCCTCGCCTTCTCTTCTCCTACAAAATCATCCCCAACACTCTCAAGAACGGGCTCAACCCCCTGACATGGCCGCCATCATCGGTATCCTTATAGCCCTCCTCTGCCTGGTAGTCCTCGCCATCCCCTTCCTCAAAGCCCGCTACCACAACACCTTGTTGCGCGACAGCGGCGATTCAGACCGCGACGCCGAAATCCGCGCCGTCTTCAGCGAAATGGAACGCCTCAAGCTAGACCGCGACGTCGGCTATTTAACCGACCAGGAGTACACGGAACGCCTCCACCCCCTCCGCCTCGCCGCCGCCGACCTCCTGCGAAAGCGCCAGCAGCCCGACGCTGCGCCCGGCCAGTCCCAGCCCATCCCTCATGACCTCGACCAGCGCATCGAGGACGCCATAACCAGCCTGCGTCTGAAAAGCAAAGCCGAGTCATGAAATCTCTCCATCTGGTTCTCGTTCTAGCCGTCCTCGCCACCCTGGCGCTCCTGACCCCCAGTCCCGCAACCCACGCCCAGGAGCACACTGCCATCCAGGCCCAAGTCGCCAACGGCACCGCCGGCGCCACGCCCCCCGACGGCCTGCAAGTCACCCTCCACATCTTCGACACCGCCGGCGGCGTTCAGACCCTCCGCTCCACTACCAACCCCCAGGGCCTGTCGGCCTTCGATAACGTCCCTATCGAGGCAGGGAAAGTTTACGCCCTCTCCACCGAATACCTTGGCGTCACCTACAGCCATCGCTTCGACCCCTCCCAGGGCAACCTCAACCCAACTCTGCAAGTCTTCGAGACCACCCGCGACCTCTCGTCCATTACCTTCGACAGCTACCTCTGGTATCTCCGTAACATCGACGGTGCCAAACGAGAGATTAACGCCATCGAAATCGTCTCCTTCACTAACCGACTTAACCGCACCTTCGTCCCCAATATCAGCCAGCCCAGCGCCATGAATTTGCTGCGGTTCTCCTTTCCCCCCCACGCCCAGGCCCTCCAGGTGGACTCAGACCTGCCCCAGGGCAATGTCATTAACGTCGGCACCGGCTTCGGACTTAACTCCCCCATCCCGCCTGGCGAGTACCAAATCGCCTTCGCCTACCAGCTCCCCTACGAGGGCGAAGGCTTTAGCGTGTCCAAAAATCTCCTCCAGGGCGCCTCCGCCTTCCGAGTCCTTCTCCCCCAGGGCGCAGGCGTCGTCTCCAGCCCCGGCCTCCAGGAAACCCAGCGCGCCGTCATCGGCGATGCCATCTATCGAGTCTGGGAGGCCCGTGACTTAGGCTCGCGTTCGACTCTTTCCATCGACTTCTCCGGCCTCCCTCAGCCCTCCCTCTGGCAGCGAATCCAGCAAGGCTTCACTGAAGGCTCCTACGCCTATATCGCCATCCCATCCTTCCTCGGCCTCGGCATCCTCGCCCTCCTCGCCTACGCCCTCCTCCGCCAACAACCCCAACCCGCTATCGCAGACTCCCGTCAACTCTTGCAAGAAATCGCCCATCTCGATGACCTCTACGACTCCCAGGCCCTAGAAGAGGCCCAATACCGCCGCCGCCGCGCCCATCTCAAACACCGCCTAGCCAGCCTTATGCAAAGCCAGGAATCCGGCATCCATGGAACTACGCCAGGTAATGGATAGTTTGCAGAGTTCACTACTCATCCAGCGCTTGTCGATGCCTAAAACGAAAACGAATTGTCATTCTGAGCGAAGCCTGTACTCAGGCGTAGTCGAAGAATCTGTGCCCACTACCTGCTTCGCTTCACTAATTACGCTATGGGCCTCTTCTCTTCTTTCCTCTCCCTTGATGGGAGAGGATAAAGGTCGAAGACTCGCCGTGGAGAGTGAGGGTGAAACCCTAGCACTACGATACGTCCGTCAGGCTCTGCCACACCTCCCTTTGAACCCTTCCCTCTGGTTCTCTCGCCCCTTGGGGGGAGAGCTAGAGAGGGGGTCGGGGTAGGGTAGGGGTGCCCAAGCCATGACGCACCGCCAGTGGGTCATCCTCTGGGTCTCCCTACCCCTCATCGCCCTCTTCGGCATCCTCGGCTGGGCGCTAGCCCGCAGCGGCGCCAACCCCGGCGGCCTCGGCGTCAACTCCCAGTTCGGCGAAGTCGCCGTCGCCAGCCAGCCCGCCCCCAACCTCTCCATGACCACCATCGACGGCTCCACCATCGACCTCTCCGCCCTCCGGGGCAAAGTCGTCATGCTCGACTTCTGGTCCTCCTGGTGCCCGCCCTGCCGCGCCGAAGCCCCCGCCCTCTCCCAGGTCTACGAAGAATACCAGGGCCGCCCCGTCGAGTTCGTCGGCATCGCCATCTGGGACAAAGACCAAGCCATCCGTCGGTTTGTAAACGACTTCAATGTCCTATATCCCAACGCCATCGACCCTCGAGGCCGCGCCGCCATCCTCTACGGCGTCCGTGGCATCCCCGAAAAATTCTTCATCGATGCCCAGGGCAACGTAGTCAAAAAACTAGTCGGCCCCATCAACCCGGACACCCTCCGCCGCACCCTGGATGAGCTACTAGCCACAACCGCCGCCTCCAGTCTTTAGAAGATCAGAGTAC contains:
- a CDS encoding TlpA family protein disulfide reductase, which produces MTHRQWVILWVSLPLIALFGILGWALARSGANPGGLGVNSQFGEVAVASQPAPNLSMTTIDGSTIDLSALRGKVVMLDFWSSWCPPCRAEAPALSQVYEEYQGRPVEFVGIAIWDKDQAIRRFVNDFNVLYPNAIDPRGRAAILYGVRGIPEKFFIDAQGNVVKKLVGPINPDTLRRTLDELLATTAASSL